In Pedobacter heparinus DSM 2366, the following are encoded in one genomic region:
- a CDS encoding SusC/RagA family TonB-linked outer membrane protein → MHLKKGFVIFILLVLSVAVKAQKLNYTQKNVSLVRLFKEIKQQTGFSVAWNEKEFNVNQRIDISYKDADVKKVMDDISARLQLSYTIMGKAIIVKDKRPAAGIDQTTNPKPANNPIPIVQEREFFLQQVEIVSTGYQNIPKERATGSFALVDSAQLNRRVSPDIFSRLEGITSGLLFNKNTVNSNSGNLDLSIRGRSTIFANDQPLIILDNFPFNGDFNSINPNDLANITVLKDAAAASIWGVRAGNGVIVISTKRGKTGQALNISLNTNITVAGKPDVFYNPNHLSSSDFIDIETFLFNNGKYDAALTDQVNYPVVSPVVQILNKQRQGQSAAETEKQLNALRGNDIRNEELKYFYRKPVSQQYFLNASGGTARSSHYFSLGYDKTLSSLVNNDNDRITINSQNTFRPIKNLEIEAGFNYTRIASRVDSTIRETSDVNFTPYYQFRDANGNPTVFDKNFSADYKQQALTKGFLDWSYVPLTELGKSPFISKNNDVRVNGALKYTIIPGLSAALKYQYQLLDNKTERYNSLETYQSRNLINQYSVLTSDRVSGYHIPLGGILYSANGKAVSNNFRAQLAYQRDLQNSAVSAILGYELSEFSSDISDHFDYGYDQKTGTSIPVDSTSTFNLNPSGTGKINTGVAPFGKLDRIRSVFANLAYSFNNKYVLSASARIDGSNYFGVKTNQKNVPLWSAGALWNVDRETFYQLNWLPILKLRASYGYNGNLDKSNTGITTFRYNGIGALYTGLPNAGILNIGNPELRWEKIGIANFGIDFGLKDQIVTGKLEYYFKNGTDILGDKAFASSTGIKTLRGNYSKMKANGMDVSLISQNLRGELKWTTNFLFSFVHDKVTSYDVIEPRSAYYVGTYSTKPVLGRPVYGIYSYKWAGLDPENGDPRGYLNDEVSKNYSTIVNTTSVNDLEYNGPARPTVFGGLNNIFSYRKFTLGFNISYKLGYYFRKPSINYTNLYTGNMGFFMNRDYENRWQKTGDELITNVPSMASYATDSFRDIFYNNSSVTVAKGDHIRLQDVSLSYDLDQTNWKRIPFKKVQLYCYASNLGMIWKANDFGLDPDVIPLIKERLSNPLSKSFAFGLKANF, encoded by the coding sequence ATGCATTTAAAAAAGGGGTTTGTCATTTTTATTTTATTGGTACTCAGTGTGGCCGTAAAGGCCCAGAAACTCAATTATACACAAAAGAATGTTTCCCTGGTAAGGCTTTTTAAGGAGATCAAACAGCAGACCGGTTTTAGTGTGGCCTGGAATGAAAAGGAATTCAATGTGAACCAGCGCATAGACATCAGCTACAAGGATGCCGATGTTAAGAAAGTAATGGATGACATTTCGGCCCGACTCCAGCTTAGTTATACCATTATGGGTAAGGCAATTATTGTAAAAGATAAAAGACCTGCAGCAGGTATTGACCAAACCACAAATCCTAAACCCGCGAATAATCCTATCCCTATTGTTCAGGAAAGGGAATTTTTCCTGCAACAGGTTGAAATTGTAAGTACAGGTTATCAAAACATCCCTAAAGAACGCGCAACAGGAAGTTTTGCACTCGTAGACAGTGCGCAACTAAACCGGAGGGTTAGTCCTGATATATTTAGCAGGCTGGAAGGTATAACCAGTGGTTTGCTGTTCAATAAAAATACAGTAAACAGCAATTCTGGTAATTTGGATTTATCTATAAGGGGCAGAAGTACAATTTTTGCAAATGATCAGCCCCTGATTATCCTGGATAATTTTCCTTTTAATGGTGATTTCAATTCCATCAACCCGAATGATCTGGCCAATATTACGGTATTGAAGGATGCAGCAGCAGCTTCTATCTGGGGCGTAAGGGCTGGAAATGGTGTAATCGTGATCAGTACCAAACGGGGAAAGACCGGACAAGCATTAAACATTTCTTTAAATACCAACATTACTGTTGCAGGCAAACCGGATGTTTTTTACAATCCGAACCACCTGTCTTCATCGGATTTCATCGATATTGAAACTTTTCTGTTTAACAATGGAAAGTACGATGCTGCATTGACAGACCAGGTTAATTATCCGGTTGTTTCGCCGGTAGTGCAAATCCTGAACAAACAAAGGCAGGGACAGTCTGCCGCCGAAACGGAAAAACAATTAAATGCCCTGCGTGGAAATGACATCCGTAATGAAGAGTTGAAATACTTTTACCGCAAACCGGTTTCCCAGCAATATTTTTTGAATGCAAGTGGCGGAACAGCTAGATCGAGTCACTATTTTTCACTGGGCTATGACAAGACACTTTCCAGCCTGGTTAACAATGACAATGACCGGATAACCATCAATAGTCAAAATACCTTCAGGCCAATAAAGAACCTGGAAATTGAAGCTGGTTTTAACTATACAAGGATTGCATCAAGAGTGGACAGTACCATACGAGAAACCTCTGATGTCAATTTTACACCTTATTATCAGTTCAGGGATGCCAATGGCAATCCAACTGTATTTGATAAGAACTTCAGCGCTGATTATAAACAACAGGCGTTGACAAAGGGATTTCTGGATTGGTCTTATGTACCTTTAACCGAACTGGGAAAATCTCCATTTATATCAAAAAATAATGATGTTCGTGTAAATGGTGCTTTGAAATATACCATAATACCCGGCTTAAGTGCCGCACTAAAATACCAGTACCAGTTGCTTGACAACAAAACCGAACGTTACAATAGTTTAGAGACTTACCAGAGCAGGAACCTGATCAATCAATATTCTGTTTTGACTTCAGACAGGGTAAGCGGGTATCATATTCCATTGGGCGGAATTCTTTATAGTGCAAATGGCAAAGCTGTTTCCAATAATTTTCGGGCTCAGCTGGCTTATCAGAGAGATCTACAAAATTCTGCAGTTTCGGCTATATTGGGTTATGAATTGTCAGAATTTTCTTCTGATATCAGTGACCATTTTGATTATGGTTATGATCAGAAAACAGGTACATCCATACCTGTTGACTCTACAAGTACCTTTAATTTAAACCCTTCAGGTACGGGTAAAATCAATACCGGAGTTGCGCCTTTTGGAAAGCTGGACAGGATCAGGTCTGTGTTTGCCAATCTAGCTTACAGTTTTAACAACAAATACGTATTATCGGCTAGTGCCAGGATTGATGGATCGAATTATTTTGGGGTAAAAACCAATCAGAAAAATGTCCCGCTCTGGTCGGCCGGTGCTTTATGGAACGTAGACAGGGAAACTTTTTATCAGCTAAACTGGTTACCCATTTTAAAATTAAGGGCTTCTTATGGTTACAATGGAAACCTGGATAAATCGAATACCGGAATTACTACTTTCCGGTACAATGGAATAGGCGCGCTTTACACCGGGCTGCCCAACGCGGGAATCCTTAATATTGGGAATCCCGAGCTGCGCTGGGAGAAAATTGGTATTGCCAATTTCGGGATTGATTTTGGCCTGAAAGATCAGATTGTTACAGGAAAACTGGAATACTATTTTAAAAACGGAACGGATATTTTAGGCGATAAGGCTTTTGCTTCGAGTACAGGGATCAAAACCTTAAGAGGAAATTATTCGAAAATGAAGGCCAATGGCATGGATGTTTCTTTAATTTCACAAAATTTAAGAGGTGAACTGAAATGGACTACTAACTTTTTGTTTTCATTTGTACACGATAAAGTGACTTCTTACGATGTGATAGAGCCAAGAAGTGCTTATTATGTGGGGACTTATAGCACCAAACCTGTATTGGGAAGGCCAGTATATGGAATTTATAGCTACAAATGGGCGGGGCTTGATCCGGAAAATGGTGATCCGCGTGGTTATTTAAATGATGAGGTCAGCAAAAATTACAGTACAATTGTCAATACCACTTCTGTAAATGATCTGGAATACAACGGGCCGGCAAGACCAACTGTATTCGGTGGCTTAAACAATATTTTTTCTTATCGTAAGTTTACTTTGGGTTTTAACATCAGCTATAAACTAGGCTATTATTTCAGAAAACCTAGTATAAATTATACAAACTTATATACTGGCAATATGGGATTCTTTATGAATAGGGATTATGAGAACCGCTGGCAAAAAACCGGGGATGAACTGATTACCAATGTACCATCTATGGCCAGTTATGCAACAGACAGTTTCAGGGATATTTTTTATAACAATTCTTCTGTTACAGTTGCCAAAGGAGATCATATCCGTTTGCAGGATGTGAGCTTGAGCTATGACCTTGATCAAACCAACTGGAAAAGGATACCTTTTAAAAAAGTTCAGCTTTACTGTTATGCCAGTAATCTGGGAATGATCTGGAAGGCAAATGATTTCGGATTAGACCCGGATGTGATTCCGCTTATTAAGGAAAGATTGTCCAATCCCCTATCCAAAAGTTTTGCTTTTGGATTAAAGGCAAATTTTTAA
- a CDS encoding FecR family protein, whose translation MVAEVLVLMRNDEAYNWPVYHNGHVIGKISYNELMAFLDHKEDAGNIYSHKLHFDLGSVLVALRDMRTDKYKKPQQAISKKLVAGLSSVAVITMALIGLSWMFFKSNTALPDENTTTIVSDKIALTLGSGEQLLLDDTKKGVVINAGSLTYNDGTSIPVTSQKQAAGLTLHTPRGEQYQVTLPDGTKVWLNATSHLKFPSTFAGLTERRVSLDGEAYFEVAKISSNTNGKIRRIPFIVESKGQEIEVLGTHFDVRAYNNEAEVKTTLVEGSVRVTPSSRNNELAKSPDPSLLDPMRTNGVKPAGYYLKLSQAVVLKPNQQAVLTGSALAVKSIDVEEALAWKNGEFAFRNMPLENVMRIVACWYDVDVVYQNKTPDNALLGGTISKTANIVEVLDMLEVIANVKFKVEGRKVTVVQ comes from the coding sequence TTGGTTGCTGAAGTATTGGTGCTCATGCGTAATGATGAGGCATACAACTGGCCTGTGTACCATAATGGCCATGTTATTGGTAAAATATCTTACAATGAGCTGATGGCTTTTCTTGACCATAAGGAAGATGCGGGCAACATTTATTCTCATAAACTGCATTTTGACCTTGGCAGTGTATTGGTTGCCCTAAGGGACATGCGAACCGATAAGTATAAAAAACCACAACAGGCCATCTCTAAAAAATTGGTTGCAGGTTTAAGTTCTGTAGCTGTAATTACTATGGCGTTAATTGGCCTGAGCTGGATGTTTTTTAAATCCAATACAGCCCTGCCTGATGAAAATACTACCACCATCGTTTCCGATAAAATTGCATTAACCTTAGGCAGTGGCGAACAGCTGCTATTGGATGATACCAAAAAAGGAGTGGTTATAAACGCCGGTAGTTTAACCTACAATGATGGAACTTCCATTCCTGTTACCTCCCAAAAACAAGCTGCAGGGCTGACATTGCATACTCCACGTGGAGAGCAGTATCAGGTTACCCTACCCGATGGCACAAAAGTTTGGTTAAATGCAACCAGCCACCTGAAATTTCCTTCAACCTTTGCGGGACTGACCGAACGGAGGGTGAGCCTGGATGGGGAAGCTTATTTTGAAGTAGCTAAAATAAGCAGCAATACAAATGGTAAAATACGCAGGATACCCTTTATTGTGGAAAGCAAAGGTCAGGAAATAGAGGTTTTAGGAACGCACTTCGATGTGAGGGCCTACAACAATGAAGCTGAAGTAAAAACTACTTTGGTTGAAGGAAGCGTAAGGGTTACCCCATCATCCCGAAATAATGAACTTGCTAAAAGCCCCGACCCGTCATTGCTCGATCCCATGCGTACGAATGGTGTTAAACCAGCTGGTTACTACCTTAAATTAAGCCAGGCAGTGGTGCTTAAGCCCAATCAGCAAGCCGTCCTGACAGGCTCGGCTTTAGCTGTAAAAAGTATAGATGTTGAGGAAGCCCTGGCCTGGAAAAACGGAGAATTCGCATTCAGGAATATGCCTTTGGAAAATGTTATGCGCATAGTTGCCTGCTGGTACGATGTAGATGTTGTTTATCAGAACAAAACTCCGGATAATGCGCTTTTAGGTGGTACCATCTCTAAAACCGCAAATATTGTAGAAGTGCTGGATATGCTTGAAGTAATTGCAAATGTTAAGTTTAAAGTGGAAGGCAGAAAGGTTACTGTTGTACAATAA
- a CDS encoding helix-turn-helix domain-containing protein gives MVNSKQQTYFPFFHQLFTPLYFAAPACFYLYVSHFINPDKKLPYKEWLHFIPAALAIIHVIPWPFAPVINWHDILKQITDNKQLFINERSGILPAYLYSVGRPALVLGYLAATWYRVLNSEVLKAKPKADTGKKWILLFVKAATFFQLVSFLPLLSTSQDRTYANSIFVIISCLVLIVIVVFILHQPDIFYRYLITPIDGIKVADKGQERVEDTTLNTGSTKKIILLPEQSAAYAAEMEALMAAKKLYLISDFQIVDLAAEMNISVHHCSFVINNVIDKNFRDWINGYRISYFSTQYPLHAHKMTIEAIAHESGFKSLATFYNAFKKETGLMPKAYFSQKKVS, from the coding sequence TTGGTAAACTCAAAACAGCAGACTTATTTTCCTTTTTTTCATCAGCTTTTTACCCCATTGTACTTTGCCGCCCCGGCTTGCTTTTACCTTTATGTCAGCCATTTTATTAACCCGGATAAAAAATTACCCTACAAGGAGTGGCTTCATTTTATCCCTGCTGCCCTGGCCATTATCCATGTTATCCCATGGCCTTTTGCTCCGGTTATCAACTGGCACGATATCTTAAAACAGATCACTGATAATAAACAGCTTTTTATTAACGAAAGGAGCGGGATATTACCGGCCTATTTATATTCTGTAGGCAGGCCTGCATTGGTACTTGGTTATTTAGCCGCCACCTGGTATAGGGTGTTAAATTCGGAGGTATTGAAAGCAAAACCCAAAGCAGATACTGGTAAGAAATGGATCTTACTTTTTGTAAAGGCAGCAACGTTTTTCCAGCTCGTTAGTTTTTTGCCATTGCTCAGTACAAGCCAGGACAGAACTTATGCCAATTCCATATTTGTGATCATCAGCTGTCTCGTTTTGATTGTTATTGTTGTGTTCATCCTACATCAGCCGGATATTTTTTACCGTTATTTAATAACGCCTATTGATGGTATAAAAGTCGCAGATAAAGGCCAGGAAAGGGTAGAAGATACTACATTGAATACCGGTAGTACTAAAAAAATCATCTTATTACCTGAACAATCAGCTGCATACGCAGCTGAGATGGAAGCCTTAATGGCAGCTAAAAAGTTATACCTGATATCGGATTTTCAGATTGTTGACCTGGCTGCTGAAATGAATATTTCTGTTCATCACTGCTCATTTGTAATCAACAACGTAATCGATAAAAACTTTCGTGATTGGATAAATGGTTACCGCATTAGCTATTTTAGCACACAATATCCACTTCACGCGCACAAAATGACCATTGAAGCCATTGCTCATGAATCTGGCTTTAAAAGCCTGGCAACTTTTTACAATGCCTTTAAAAAAGAGACAGGTTTGATGCCCAAAGCCTATTTCTCACAAAAGAAGGTATCATAA